A section of the Chryseobacterium ginsenosidimutans genome encodes:
- a CDS encoding WG repeat-containing protein translates to MKKILLAILLIPVLTFSQKKETLKYFKTKDSLVGVKNQDGKIVVPAQFNVFSYLEDGEVVEGETIYFDGFKKDEKKEKNAWGYVYDKKGNFLYRPFFYDNGADYFSEGVRRFVKNGKVGFVDRNGKTVIDAQHDFVSPFNYGYAAFCDGCDWEKTEDEHKAIVGGTWGIMNFKGEIVKPIAKSENAVEVEGKYFQNPFNYNEKEKNILQFFNKQNKKLSEIYYVNVYNKLAENEKKLFFEIVERPKENFPFYQVNTYDYRRMEAGISNFKFLVSEDGKNVFALEFDHEKIPFEKWLKDEMKEAENFQKEHPDNPNKLSK, encoded by the coding sequence ATGAAAAAAATACTTTTAGCAATTTTATTGATTCCTGTACTTACTTTTTCTCAGAAGAAAGAAACTTTGAAGTATTTTAAAACAAAGGATTCTTTGGTTGGTGTGAAAAATCAGGACGGGAAAATTGTCGTTCCTGCGCAGTTCAATGTATTTTCATATCTGGAAGACGGAGAAGTTGTGGAAGGTGAAACCATATATTTTGACGGTTTCAAAAAAGATGAGAAAAAAGAGAAAAATGCTTGGGGATATGTCTACGATAAAAAAGGGAATTTCCTGTACAGACCATTTTTTTACGACAATGGAGCAGATTATTTCTCTGAAGGCGTAAGAAGATTTGTTAAAAACGGGAAAGTTGGTTTTGTAGACAGAAATGGTAAAACTGTTATTGATGCTCAACACGATTTTGTATCACCTTTCAATTACGGTTATGCTGCATTTTGTGACGGCTGCGACTGGGAAAAAACGGAAGATGAGCATAAAGCAATTGTTGGCGGAACTTGGGGAATAATGAATTTCAAGGGAGAAATTGTAAAACCTATTGCCAAATCAGAAAATGCCGTTGAAGTTGAAGGGAAATATTTCCAGAATCCATTTAATTATAATGAGAAAGAGAAGAATATTCTCCAGTTTTTCAATAAACAAAATAAAAAGCTTTCAGAAATTTATTATGTAAATGTTTATAATAAATTGGCTGAAAACGAAAAGAAATTATTCTTTGAAATCGTAGAAAGACCAAAAGAAAATTTCCCATTCTATCAGGTTAATACCTATGATTATAGAAGAATGGAAGCAGGAATATCCAATTTTAAGTTTTTAGTTTCCGAAGATGGTAAAAATGTTTTTGCTCTGGAATTTGATCATGAAAAAATTCCTTTTGAAAAATGGCTGAAAGATGAAATGAAAGAAGCTGAAAATTTTCAGAAAGAACATCCGGATAATCCGAACAAATTAAGTAAATAA
- the purB gene encoding adenylosuccinate lyase gives MNSYKNPLEERYSSEEMLFNFSHNNKFQNWRKLWIALAEIEKDLGLDITDEQIAELKANAENIDYDKAAEYEKKFRHDVMAHVHAYGDVAPSAKGIIHLGATSAFVGDNTDLIQIRDGLLILKKKLVNVMKNLSDFAIQYKDLPTLGFTHFQPAQLTTVGKRATLWLQSLVLDIEELDFFLETLRFRGVKGTTGTAASFLELFNGDYSKVKHLDKELSKRFGFEKVFGVSGQTYDRKIDAKVVALLGNIAQSAHKFTNDLRLLQNLKEVEEPFEKNQIGSSAMAYKRNPMRSERIGALAKYVMSLTTSSAMVASTQWFERTLDDSANKRLTIPQAFLAVDAILLIWNNIMNGIVVYPNRINKHIMEELPFMATEYIIMEEVKAGGDRQEIHEVIRVHSMEASKKVKEEGKENDLIERILNDHSLKLDKSKLKEVLDPKNFIGFAPIQTEEFIANEVQPIIDANKDLIGLEADLKV, from the coding sequence ATGAATTCCTACAAAAATCCATTGGAAGAGCGCTATTCGAGCGAAGAAATGTTATTTAACTTTTCACATAATAACAAATTCCAGAATTGGAGAAAACTTTGGATTGCCCTTGCTGAGATCGAAAAAGACCTTGGTCTTGATATCACAGACGAGCAGATCGCTGAGTTGAAAGCCAATGCTGAAAATATCGATTACGATAAAGCTGCTGAATACGAGAAAAAATTCCGTCACGATGTAATGGCTCACGTTCACGCTTATGGTGATGTGGCGCCTTCAGCAAAGGGAATTATTCACCTGGGAGCTACTTCGGCTTTTGTAGGTGACAATACAGATTTAATTCAAATTCGTGACGGACTTTTAATTTTAAAGAAAAAGTTGGTGAATGTGATGAAAAATCTTTCAGATTTTGCCATTCAGTATAAAGATCTTCCGACTTTAGGATTCACGCATTTCCAACCGGCTCAATTAACGACCGTTGGAAAAAGAGCAACACTTTGGTTACAAAGTTTAGTTCTTGACATCGAAGAGCTTGATTTCTTCCTGGAAACGCTACGTTTCAGAGGAGTAAAAGGTACAACAGGAACTGCTGCAAGTTTCTTAGAGCTTTTCAATGGTGATTATTCTAAAGTTAAACACTTAGATAAAGAATTGTCAAAAAGATTTGGTTTTGAGAAGGTTTTCGGAGTTTCCGGACAGACTTACGACAGGAAAATCGATGCTAAAGTGGTGGCTTTATTAGGGAATATTGCTCAATCTGCACATAAATTTACCAACGATTTACGTTTACTTCAAAATCTTAAGGAAGTTGAAGAACCGTTCGAGAAAAACCAAATCGGTTCATCGGCAATGGCTTACAAACGTAACCCAATGAGAAGCGAAAGAATCGGGGCATTGGCAAAATACGTAATGTCTTTAACGACAAGTTCCGCAATGGTAGCTTCTACGCAATGGTTTGAAAGAACGTTGGACGATTCTGCAAACAAGAGATTGACAATTCCTCAGGCATTTTTGGCTGTTGATGCAATCTTATTGATCTGGAACAACATCATGAACGGAATCGTGGTATATCCGAACAGAATCAACAAACATATTATGGAAGAACTTCCTTTCATGGCGACAGAATATATCATCATGGAAGAAGTGAAAGCTGGCGGTGACCGTCAGGAAATCCATGAAGTGATCAGAGTTCATTCGATGGAAGCTTCTAAGAAAGTAAAAGAAGAAGGAAAAGAAAATGATCTGATTGAGAGAATCTTAAACGATCATTCTTTAAAATTAGATAAATCAAAATTAAAAGAAGTTTTAGATCCTAAAAACTTTATCGGTTTTGCACCAATTCAGACGGAGGAATTCATTGCGAATGAAGTTCAGCCGATTATTGATGCCAACAAAGATCTGATAGGTTTGGAAGCTGATCTTAAAGTATAA
- a CDS encoding MFS transporter codes for MQELSLSSKMRLIFSIPVIIAALGYFVDIYDLLLFGIVRIPSLKALGLNPDVDGTFILNCQMVGLLIGGIFWGIFGDKKGRLSVLFGSILVYSLANIACGFLPYFPKEHLVYQYAGLRFIAGIGLAGELGAGITLVSESLPKNLRAIGTSVVAGFGLMGAVVAQLTVELAGGWNISYIIGGILGILLLFLRISVAESGIYKNIEHKSVSKGNFLSFFTNKDRLIRYLKCIAVGLPTWYCIGILAVLANQFAPEMGIESLNPGKAIMWAYVGISIGDFTSGFISHLLKSRKMAIFYMLAFTIVGVAVMLFGNTNTETKYYIFCVWLGLGTGYWAMFVTLAAEQFGTNIRNTATTTVPNMVRGLVPVMIFGFDLFKNNFSVITSAAIIGVIVFGLAFYSSLTISETHNKDLEFIE; via the coding sequence ATGCAAGAACTTTCTCTGTCTTCAAAAATGAGACTTATTTTTTCCATTCCTGTCATCATTGCTGCCTTAGGTTACTTTGTAGATATCTACGACCTGCTTTTGTTTGGTATTGTAAGAATCCCGAGTCTGAAAGCTTTAGGTTTGAATCCTGATGTCGACGGAACATTTATTCTTAATTGCCAAATGGTAGGGTTGCTGATTGGTGGGATATTTTGGGGTATTTTCGGAGATAAAAAAGGGAGGTTATCTGTTTTATTTGGTTCTATTTTGGTGTATTCTTTAGCGAATATTGCCTGTGGATTTTTGCCGTATTTTCCAAAAGAACATTTGGTGTATCAATATGCCGGTTTAAGGTTTATCGCAGGAATTGGACTTGCAGGAGAACTCGGAGCAGGAATTACCCTTGTTTCTGAAAGTTTACCAAAGAATCTAAGAGCCATAGGAACTTCTGTTGTAGCCGGATTTGGATTAATGGGAGCGGTTGTAGCTCAATTAACCGTAGAATTGGCCGGAGGATGGAATATCTCCTATATCATCGGCGGAATTTTAGGAATTTTACTTTTGTTTTTAAGAATCAGTGTTGCAGAATCCGGGATTTATAAAAATATCGAGCATAAGTCTGTTTCAAAAGGAAATTTTCTTTCATTTTTTACCAATAAAGACCGTTTAATAAGATATTTAAAATGTATTGCTGTCGGATTGCCGACTTGGTACTGCATTGGGATTTTAGCAGTTTTAGCGAATCAGTTTGCTCCCGAAATGGGCATTGAGAGCTTAAATCCGGGAAAAGCTATTATGTGGGCTTATGTCGGTATTTCTATTGGTGATTTTACAAGCGGATTTATTTCCCATCTTTTAAAATCCCGTAAAATGGCGATTTTCTATATGCTGGCTTTTACCATTGTTGGTGTTGCAGTGATGCTTTTTGGTAATACGAATACAGAAACAAAATATTATATTTTCTGTGTCTGGCTTGGCTTAGGAACAGGTTATTGGGCAATGTTTGTTACTTTGGCTGCCGAGCAGTTTGGAACAAATATCAGAAATACAGCAACGACAACTGTTCCGAATATGGTTCGCGGGTTAGTTCCGGTAATGATTTTTGGTTTCGATCTTTTTAAAAATAATTTCTCCGTAATAACCAGTGCAGCAATTATAGGAGTTATTGTATTTGGGCTAGCATTTTACTCATCGCTGACAATTTCAGAAACACACAATAAAGATCTCGAATTTATAGAATAA
- a CDS encoding phosphoribosylformylglycinamidine synthase, with protein sequence MSQNKRIFVEKRGIFDVESPKIFDEVKAVVPSIKNVKVYNVYDIFNLNGGEFEKVVNSTFVDPVTDILHEENPAEGIYFSMEFLPGQYDQRADSAQQCIALLTENEKSKVRSGKLIEFEGASEADLVKIKDLLINKVESQEKNLSILDIPADETPSKVLIHENFINFDDAQLEDFYNNHGFALGLDDLKFIQEYFKTEQRNPTETELKVLDTYWSDHCRHTTFETELSNIEFEGQFKHTLETIFNDYIEKRKFLGRELKPISLMDLATVCGRYFHKTGNLENLVVSDEINACTIQIEAEYDGKKEPWYLLFKNETHNHPTEIEPFGGASTCLGGAIRDPLSGRSYVFQAMRLTGAADVLEPVDKTLPGKLPQKTITKQAANGYSSYGNQIGLATTMVSEIYDEGYKAKRMEVGFVTGAVPVDWVRREKPEAGDSIIILGGATGRDGVGGASGSSKEQDETSIHTMSSEVQKGNAVEERKIQRLFRNPEVTRLIKKSNDFGAGGVSVAIGEIADSLEVNLDVLPLKYEGLNGTELAISESQERMAVVVEPKDKEQFIKFCEAENIVAVEVAKVTDSGRMQMFWKGDKIVDLSREFLDTNGCSKTQEVKITHLNEVKEETQSFNEENFLKILGDKNVASQKGLLEMFDSSIGATTVAMPLGGKYQQTLMEGSVQTLPIIGAKNIETVSLASWGFDAEISKQNSLLGASYAVVESVAKIVAMGGDYKNIRFSFQEYFEKLGQNPEKWGKPLASLLGAYDAQINFGLAAIGGKDSMSGTYQDLNVPPTLISFACANGEKATIISPEFKNEGNKVYFFNHIAQENGLPNYDALKTVFELIFENIKAGKIVSVKTVKEGGVAVALAKMSFGNRLGVEITVDETALLTKNIGSLIIESKEELSSVQLQFIGEVKDSNIVKINDAEFGIEKLLVANTNTFENLFPTVEKEKITVEIDEKLNSINPRNIIIKKHGIAQPKVFAPVFPGTNCEYDTLNAFAKEGAVVKSLPLINVNHQLLDESIDAWVKEIKTSQILAFSGGFSAGDEPDGSAKFIVNVLKNEKMRNAVHELLDRDGMIIGICNGFQALVKSGLLPYGRIKDLDENSPTLAHNAIRRHISQMVNVKVLNDESPWLKGMKGQVFTIPISHGEGRFMASEEEIQKLYENGQIATQYLDLEGNIAHGMPFNPNNSLFGIEGITSPDGKIYGRMGHPERFAEGLMKNIPTANYHNIFKNGVEYFK encoded by the coding sequence ATGTCTCAAAACAAAAGAATTTTCGTAGAAAAAAGAGGAATTTTCGATGTAGAAAGTCCAAAAATTTTTGATGAAGTAAAAGCGGTTGTGCCGTCGATCAAAAATGTGAAAGTGTACAATGTGTACGATATTTTCAATTTGAATGGTGGTGAATTCGAAAAGGTGGTCAACAGTACTTTCGTAGATCCTGTTACTGATATTTTACATGAAGAAAATCCTGCGGAAGGAATTTATTTCTCAATGGAGTTTTTGCCGGGACAGTACGATCAGCGTGCCGATTCTGCTCAACAATGTATCGCTTTACTCACTGAAAATGAAAAATCTAAAGTAAGAAGCGGAAAATTGATCGAATTTGAAGGTGCTTCTGAAGCTGATTTGGTAAAAATCAAAGATCTTCTGATCAATAAAGTAGAATCTCAGGAGAAAAATTTATCAATTTTAGATATTCCTGCAGATGAAACACCTTCGAAAGTTTTAATTCACGAGAATTTTATCAATTTTGATGATGCTCAGCTTGAAGATTTCTATAATAATCACGGTTTTGCATTGGGATTAGATGATTTAAAATTCATTCAGGAGTATTTTAAAACCGAACAAAGAAATCCTACTGAGACCGAACTAAAAGTTTTAGATACATACTGGAGTGACCATTGTCGTCACACTACTTTTGAAACAGAATTGTCAAATATTGAGTTTGAAGGACAGTTTAAACATACATTGGAAACTATTTTCAATGATTATATCGAAAAGAGAAAATTCTTAGGACGCGAATTGAAACCAATTTCTCTAATGGATTTGGCAACCGTTTGCGGAAGATATTTCCATAAAACAGGCAATTTGGAGAACTTGGTGGTTTCGGATGAAATCAACGCTTGTACAATCCAGATCGAAGCTGAATACGATGGCAAAAAAGAGCCATGGTATTTATTATTCAAAAATGAAACCCATAATCACCCGACGGAAATTGAGCCTTTTGGAGGTGCTTCAACGTGTTTAGGTGGTGCAATCAGAGATCCTTTGTCAGGAAGATCTTATGTGTTCCAAGCGATGAGATTGACGGGTGCTGCTGATGTTTTGGAACCGGTTGATAAAACATTACCGGGAAAATTACCTCAAAAAACAATCACAAAACAAGCTGCAAACGGATATTCTTCTTACGGTAACCAAATCGGGTTGGCGACTACAATGGTTTCCGAAATCTATGATGAAGGTTACAAAGCAAAGAGAATGGAAGTTGGTTTCGTAACTGGCGCTGTTCCTGTGGATTGGGTAAGACGTGAAAAGCCTGAAGCCGGCGATTCTATCATCATTTTAGGGGGTGCAACAGGTCGTGACGGTGTTGGCGGAGCAAGCGGAAGTTCAAAAGAACAGGACGAAACTTCTATCCATACGATGAGTTCTGAAGTTCAGAAAGGAAATGCCGTTGAAGAACGTAAAATACAGAGATTATTCAGAAATCCGGAAGTAACGAGATTGATTAAAAAATCAAATGACTTCGGAGCTGGTGGAGTTTCTGTAGCTATCGGTGAAATTGCTGATTCTTTGGAGGTTAATTTAGATGTTTTACCTTTAAAATATGAAGGTTTGAACGGAACGGAGCTTGCCATTTCTGAATCTCAGGAAAGAATGGCAGTTGTGGTTGAACCGAAAGATAAAGAACAGTTCATCAAGTTCTGTGAAGCTGAAAATATTGTTGCCGTTGAGGTTGCAAAAGTGACGGATTCAGGAAGAATGCAGATGTTCTGGAAAGGTGATAAGATTGTTGATCTTTCAAGAGAGTTCCTAGATACAAATGGTTGTTCTAAGACTCAGGAAGTTAAAATTACTCACCTTAATGAAGTTAAAGAAGAAACTCAATCATTCAATGAAGAGAATTTCTTGAAAATTTTAGGTGATAAAAATGTAGCTTCTCAAAAAGGTTTGTTGGAAATGTTCGATTCTTCTATCGGTGCGACTACGGTTGCGATGCCTTTAGGTGGAAAATATCAGCAGACTTTGATGGAAGGAAGTGTTCAGACATTGCCGATTATCGGAGCAAAAAATATTGAAACGGTTTCTTTGGCAAGTTGGGGATTTGATGCGGAGATTTCTAAGCAGAACTCTTTGCTAGGAGCTTCTTACGCTGTTGTAGAAAGTGTTGCGAAAATCGTTGCCATGGGTGGCGATTACAAAAATATCAGATTCAGTTTCCAGGAATATTTTGAGAAATTAGGTCAGAATCCTGAGAAATGGGGCAAACCTTTAGCTTCTTTATTGGGAGCCTATGATGCACAAATCAATTTCGGTTTGGCTGCCATCGGAGGAAAAGATTCAATGAGTGGAACGTATCAGGATTTGAATGTTCCGCCAACATTGATTTCTTTCGCTTGTGCGAACGGTGAAAAGGCAACTATTATCTCTCCTGAATTTAAAAACGAAGGAAATAAAGTATATTTCTTCAATCATATCGCTCAGGAAAACGGACTTCCAAATTACGATGCTTTAAAAACTGTTTTTGAATTAATTTTTGAAAATATTAAAGCCGGAAAAATCGTTTCAGTGAAAACTGTGAAAGAAGGTGGAGTTGCGGTTGCTTTAGCAAAAATGAGCTTCGGAAACAGATTGGGTGTTGAAATTACAGTTGATGAAACTGCTTTATTAACTAAAAATATTGGTAGCTTAATTATCGAATCTAAGGAAGAATTAAGTTCTGTACAGCTTCAGTTCATCGGAGAAGTTAAAGATTCAAATATTGTTAAAATTAATGATGCTGAATTTGGAATTGAGAAATTATTAGTAGCCAATACTAATACATTTGAAAATCTTTTCCCGACGGTTGAAAAAGAAAAAATAACGGTTGAAATCGATGAAAAATTAAACTCAATCAACCCAAGAAATATTATCATTAAAAAACACGGAATCGCTCAGCCAAAAGTATTCGCACCGGTTTTCCCGGGAACAAACTGTGAGTACGATACGTTGAACGCTTTCGCAAAAGAAGGTGCGGTTGTAAAAAGTCTACCTTTAATCAATGTCAATCACCAATTATTGGATGAAAGTATTGATGCTTGGGTGAAGGAAATCAAAACGTCTCAGATTTTAGCATTCTCAGGAGGTTTTTCTGCTGGTGATGAGCCGGACGGTTCTGCGAAATTCATTGTAAACGTTTTGAAAAACGAGAAGATGAGAAACGCCGTTCACGAATTACTTGACAGAGACGGAATGATCATCGGTATTTGTAACGGTTTTCAGGCTTTGGTTAAGTCAGGTTTATTGCCTTACGGAAGAATCAAAGATTTGGATGAAAACTCTCCGACGTTGGCTCACAACGCGATCAGAAGACACATTTCTCAGATGGTAAATGTAAAAGTTCTGAATGACGAATCACCTTGGTTGAAAGGAATGAAAGGACAAGTGTTCACCATTCCTATTTCTCACGGTGAAGGTCGTTTCATGGCTTCGGAGGAGGAAATTCAGAAGTTATATGAAAACGGGCAGATTGCAACACAATACTTAGATTTAGAAGGGAATATTGCTCACGGAATGCCATTCAATCCAAATAATTCACTATTCGGAATTGAAGGAATTACGAGCCCTGATGGAAAAATCTATGGTAGGATGGGACATCCGGAGCGTTTTGCAGAAGGATTGATGAAAAACATTCCAACTGCCAATTACCACAATATATTTAAAAATGGAGTGGAATACTTCAAATAA